One part of the Vogesella sp. LIG4 genome encodes these proteins:
- the dapA gene encoding 4-hydroxy-tetrahydrodipicolinate synthase has product MLTGSLVALVTPMFEDGQVDYQSLNRLVDFHIANGTDGIVAVGTTGESATLGVEEHIKVVEAVVKHAAGRVAVVAGTGGNSTAEAIELARLAKGAGASHTLSVVPYYNKPTQEGIYQHFRAIAEAVDIPVILYNVPGRTVADMSNDTALRLAQIDNIVGLKDATGDIGRACDLVLRAPADFALYSGDDATGMAFMLCGGHGVISVTANVAPRLMSDLCKAARAGETQTARKLNDKLQGLHKQLFVEPNPIPAKWAMHRMGLMPAGLRLPLTPLGTGSVPVVEAAMRQAGVL; this is encoded by the coding sequence ATGCTCACCGGCAGCCTTGTTGCACTGGTCACCCCGATGTTCGAGGACGGCCAGGTCGATTACCAATCGCTCAATCGTCTCGTAGATTTCCACATTGCCAACGGTACCGACGGTATCGTGGCAGTCGGCACCACCGGCGAATCCGCCACCCTGGGCGTGGAAGAGCACATCAAGGTCGTCGAGGCCGTGGTGAAACATGCGGCTGGCCGCGTGGCAGTAGTGGCCGGCACCGGCGGCAACTCCACCGCCGAAGCCATCGAACTGGCCCGCCTGGCCAAGGGTGCCGGCGCCAGCCACACCCTGTCGGTAGTCCCCTACTACAACAAGCCGACCCAGGAAGGCATCTACCAGCACTTCCGCGCCATCGCCGAAGCGGTGGACATTCCGGTGATCCTGTACAACGTACCGGGCCGTACCGTGGCCGATATGAGCAACGACACCGCCCTGCGCCTGGCACAGATCGACAACATCGTTGGCCTCAAGGATGCCACCGGTGACATCGGCCGCGCCTGCGACCTGGTGCTGCGCGCACCGGCCGACTTCGCGCTGTACTCCGGCGACGACGCCACCGGCATGGCCTTCATGCTGTGCGGCGGCCATGGCGTGATCTCGGTGACTGCCAACGTTGCCCCGCGCCTGATGAGCGACCTGTGCAAGGCCGCCCGCGCCGGCGAAACCCAGACCGCCCGCAAGCTCAACGACAAGCTGCAAGGCCTGCACAAGCAGCTGTTCGTGGAGCCGAACCCGATTCCGGCCAAGTGGGCCATGCATCGCATGGGCCTGATGCCAGCAGGCCTGCGCCTGCCACTGACCCCGCTGGGCACCGGTTCCGTGCCCGTTGTAGAAGCCGCCATGCGTCAGGCTGGCGTTCTGTAA
- a CDS encoding cupin domain-containing protein codes for MKPIDLLGGMSAQTFLRDYWHKQPLLIRGALQDVGELADFAVLSDLACQEDVESRLIEYRNGQWKLERGPFRPSRFKRLPASDWTILVQNVNHHLPHIADILWRFDFIPYARLDDLMISYAPPGGTVGPHFDSYDVFLLQVGGRKRWQISTQQDERFIEDAPIKVLQDFQPEQEFILEHGDMLYLPPRCAHHGVALEPGMTYSIGFRAPTAQELTTEFLVYLQDRICMEGRYADPDLLRQQDPARIGEEMVQQVGRILREIRWDDSAVADFLGHYLTEPKPHVFYDAPEEELDEDEFVELVQQHGVMLDLKSQILYYNDMLYCNGSVLECEPKDLAAWQHFANARKLPASELTDTMLPTLYEGYLTGWWHPLPMAGGLG; via the coding sequence ATGAAACCGATTGACCTGCTGGGCGGCATGAGTGCCCAAACCTTCCTGCGCGACTACTGGCACAAACAGCCGTTGCTGATTCGCGGTGCCCTGCAAGATGTGGGCGAACTGGCCGACTTTGCCGTGCTGTCCGACCTTGCCTGCCAGGAGGACGTGGAGTCACGCCTGATCGAATACCGCAACGGGCAGTGGAAGCTGGAGCGGGGGCCGTTCCGCCCATCGCGCTTCAAGCGCCTGCCGGCGAGCGACTGGACCATCCTGGTGCAGAACGTCAACCACCACCTGCCGCATATCGCCGACATCCTGTGGCGTTTCGACTTTATTCCCTATGCGCGGCTGGACGACCTGATGATCAGCTACGCGCCGCCCGGCGGTACCGTCGGCCCGCATTTCGATTCCTATGATGTATTCCTGCTACAGGTGGGCGGGCGCAAGCGCTGGCAGATATCCACCCAGCAGGACGAGCGTTTCATCGAGGATGCGCCCATCAAGGTGCTGCAGGATTTCCAGCCGGAGCAGGAATTCATCCTGGAGCATGGCGACATGCTGTACCTGCCGCCCCGCTGCGCGCACCACGGCGTGGCGCTGGAGCCGGGCATGACTTATTCCATCGGCTTCAGGGCGCCGACAGCGCAGGAACTGACGACGGAATTCCTGGTTTACCTGCAGGACAGGATTTGCATGGAAGGCAGATATGCCGACCCGGACCTGCTGCGCCAGCAGGACCCGGCGCGTATCGGTGAAGAAATGGTGCAACAGGTTGGCCGCATCCTGCGCGAGATCCGCTGGGACGACAGCGCAGTGGCCGATTTTCTTGGCCACTACCTGACCGAGCCCAAGCCGCACGTATTTTACGATGCGCCGGAAGAGGAACTGGACGAGGACGAGTTTGTTGAACTGGTACAACAACATGGCGTGATGCTGGATCTGAAGAGTCAGATTCTTTATTACAATGACATGCTGTACTGCAACGGAAGTGTGTTGGAATGTGAACCGAAAGACCTGGCGGCATGGCAACATTTCGCTAATGCACGCAAGCTGCCTGCAAGCGAGCTTACCGACACGATGTTGCCCACACTCTATGAAGGCTACCTCACCGGCTGGTGGCATCCGCTACCAATGGCGGGTGGATTGGGGTAA
- a CDS encoding PilZ domain-containing protein has translation MTEVSEQAVASVALSPAGDTRPQLLQDAIEIAMLMAELQQQGAAVYLYPPGSEAAVEGTLPAQTAVGNHLQLYPALEAWPLLQANPAGWRMVAMVGDCIVQAELPPLQLLGGQCSCAYPQQLTRWQRRAFLRLDAPLGRRFSAAFTLLGEAYQANIYDLSLGGVGLYASPRDLPELRPGRQIPKASLELGPGRTVVAELEVRLCRSFHSRLLGEQLHVGCRFRTMSEQSAAVLRASLAELAAIQRLD, from the coding sequence ATGACTGAGGTGAGCGAACAGGCGGTTGCATCGGTGGCATTGTCGCCGGCCGGCGATACCCGGCCGCAGCTGCTGCAGGATGCAATCGAGATCGCCATGCTGATGGCCGAACTGCAACAGCAGGGGGCGGCGGTGTACCTGTACCCGCCGGGCAGCGAGGCGGCGGTGGAAGGCACGTTGCCGGCGCAGACGGCAGTGGGCAATCACCTGCAGCTGTACCCGGCGCTGGAGGCCTGGCCGCTGCTGCAGGCCAACCCGGCTGGCTGGCGCATGGTGGCCATGGTGGGCGACTGCATCGTGCAGGCGGAACTGCCGCCGTTGCAGCTGCTGGGCGGGCAGTGCAGCTGTGCCTACCCGCAGCAGCTCACCCGCTGGCAGCGCCGCGCCTTCCTGCGGCTGGATGCACCGCTGGGGCGGCGTTTCAGCGCCGCGTTCACCCTGCTGGGCGAGGCGTATCAGGCCAATATCTATGATCTGTCACTGGGGGGCGTGGGGCTGTACGCATCGCCGCGCGACCTACCGGAGCTGCGCCCAGGGCGGCAGATTCCCAAGGCCAGCCTGGAGCTGGGGCCGGGGCGCACGGTGGTGGCGGAGCTGGAGGTAAGGCTGTGCCGCAGCTTCCATTCCCGCCTGCTGGGCGAGCAGCTGCACGTGGGCTGCCGCTTCCGCACCATGAGCGAGCAGAGTGCAGCGGTGCTGCGTGCCAGCCTGGCCGAACTGGCCGCCATCCAGCGGCTGGATTGA
- a CDS encoding peptidylprolyl isomerase gives MQIVKNSVVTLHYEMYDADNNLLDKTEEPIAYLHGGYDGIFPMVEEALHGKAVGESVTVTMSPDDAFGEPEEELIRVEPLDALPEDAQVGMMFEADDPETGDIILFRVTDVADGKAVLDGNHPLAGLTIRFVATVAEVRAATQDEITHGHAHGEHGHHH, from the coding sequence ATGCAAATCGTTAAAAACTCGGTCGTAACCCTCCATTACGAGATGTACGACGCCGATAACAACCTGCTCGACAAGACTGAAGAGCCGATCGCCTACCTGCATGGCGGCTACGATGGCATCTTCCCGATGGTGGAAGAGGCGCTGCACGGCAAGGCCGTTGGCGAGTCCGTTACCGTAACCATGAGCCCGGACGATGCCTTCGGCGAGCCGGAAGAAGAGCTGATCCGCGTTGAGCCGCTGGACGCGCTGCCGGAAGATGCCCAGGTTGGCATGATGTTCGAAGCCGACGATCCGGAAACCGGCGACATCATCCTGTTCCGCGTCACCGACGTGGCTGACGGCAAAGCCGTGCTGGATGGCAACCATCCGCTGGCCGGCCTGACCATCCGCTTCGTGGCCACCGTGGCCGAAGTACGCGCGGCTACCCAGGACGAAATCACCCACGGCCATGCCCACGGCGAGCACGGCCACCACCACTAA
- a CDS encoding ABC-F family ATPase produces the protein MITTSNITMQFGAKPLFDKVSVKFGEGNRYGLIGANGSGKSTFMKILGGDLEQTSGEVAIESGLRLGKLRQDQFAYEDQRVLDVVLQGHVEMWAAMSERDAIYANLEATEDDYMRAAELEAKFAEYDGYTAEARAGELLMGVGIPVEQHFGPMSEVAPGWKLRVLLAQALFSNPDILLLDEPTNNLDINTIRWLEHVLNERNSTMIIISHDRHFLNEVCTHMADLDYNTIRIYPGNYDDYMIASTQARERQLSSNAKAKERIQELQEFVARFSANKSKARQATSRLKQVDKLKADMVEVKPSSRQSPFVRFEVDDKMKLHRQAVDVAGVDKGYGDKVLFKNVNFILEAGARLAIIGPNGAGKSTLVKLLAGAFEAPFAEGVTADRGSIKWAEKAQVGYFAQDHEADFDSDSTLTEWMREWGQEGDDEQVIRGTLGRLLFGSNDVDKAVRVLSGGEKGRMLYGKLILQKPNVMIMDEPTNHMDMESIEALNMALEKYKGTLLFVSHDRQFVSSLATHIIELDGKGGYDYYTGNYEDYLASKGLE, from the coding sequence GTGATTACGACAAGCAACATTACCATGCAGTTCGGCGCCAAGCCGCTTTTCGACAAGGTTTCCGTGAAATTCGGCGAGGGCAACCGCTATGGCCTGATCGGCGCCAACGGTTCCGGCAAATCGACCTTCATGAAAATCCTGGGTGGCGACCTGGAGCAGACCAGCGGTGAAGTCGCGATCGAAAGCGGCCTGCGCCTGGGTAAGCTGCGCCAGGACCAGTTTGCCTACGAAGACCAGCGCGTACTCGACGTGGTGCTGCAGGGTCACGTGGAAATGTGGGCGGCGATGAGCGAGCGCGATGCGATCTACGCCAACCTGGAAGCCACCGAAGACGATTACATGCGTGCCGCCGAACTGGAAGCCAAGTTCGCCGAGTACGACGGCTACACTGCCGAGGCGCGTGCCGGCGAACTGCTGATGGGCGTGGGCATTCCGGTGGAGCAGCACTTCGGCCCGATGAGCGAAGTGGCTCCCGGCTGGAAACTGCGCGTACTGCTGGCGCAGGCGCTGTTCTCCAACCCGGACATCCTGCTGCTGGACGAACCGACCAACAACCTGGACATCAACACCATCCGCTGGCTGGAGCATGTGCTGAACGAGCGCAACTCCACCATGATCATCATTTCGCACGATCGCCACTTCCTGAACGAAGTGTGCACCCACATGGCGGATCTGGACTACAACACCATCCGCATCTACCCGGGTAACTACGACGACTACATGATCGCCTCCACCCAGGCGCGTGAACGTCAGCTCAGCTCCAACGCCAAGGCCAAGGAACGCATCCAGGAACTGCAGGAATTCGTGGCTCGCTTCTCGGCCAACAAGTCCAAGGCCCGCCAGGCCACCAGTCGTCTGAAGCAGGTGGACAAGCTGAAGGCCGACATGGTGGAAGTGAAGCCGTCCAGCCGTCAGAGCCCGTTCGTGCGCTTCGAAGTGGACGACAAGATGAAGCTGCACCGCCAGGCGGTGGACGTGGCCGGCGTGGACAAGGGCTATGGCGACAAGGTGCTGTTCAAGAATGTGAATTTCATCCTGGAAGCCGGCGCACGCCTGGCCATCATCGGCCCCAACGGTGCCGGTAAATCCACGCTGGTGAAACTGCTGGCCGGCGCATTCGAAGCGCCGTTCGCCGAAGGCGTGACCGCCGATCGCGGCAGCATCAAGTGGGCGGAAAAGGCGCAGGTAGGCTACTTTGCCCAGGATCACGAAGCCGACTTCGATAGCGACAGCACGCTGACCGAGTGGATGCGCGAGTGGGGCCAGGAAGGCGACGACGAGCAGGTGATCCGCGGCACGCTGGGCCGCCTGCTGTTCGGCAGCAACGATGTGGACAAGGCCGTGCGCGTACTGTCCGGTGGCGAGAAGGGCCGCATGCTGTACGGCAAGCTGATCCTGCAGAAGCCGAACGTGATGATCATGGATGAACCGACCAACCACATGGACATGGAATCCATCGAAGCACTGAACATGGCGCTGGAGAAGTACAAGGGCACCTTGCTGTTCGTGTCGCACGATCGTCAGTTCGTCAGCTCGCTGGCCACCCACATCATCGAACTGGATGGCAAGGGCGGTTACGACTACTACACCGGCAACTACGAGGACTACCTGGCCAGCAAGGGCCTGGAATAA
- the fabG gene encoding 3-oxoacyl-ACP reductase FabG: MRLKGKVSIITGGASGIGKATAEKFAKEGAIVAVCDINLDAVNAVVEELKASGAEAVGYKVDVTDKAQIADMVGALKSQFGRIDVLVNNAGIVMDAQLIKMNDDQFDKVIDINLKGVYNCTKAVVDTMIEQGAGVILNASSVVGVYGNFGQTNYAASKFGVIGFVKTWAKELGKKGIRANAVCPGFVATPILKSMPEKVIQAMEDKVPMKRMAQPEEIANVYAWLASDEASYINGAAIEVTGGLTL; encoded by the coding sequence ATGCGCTTGAAAGGGAAAGTCTCCATCATTACCGGTGGTGCCAGTGGTATCGGTAAGGCCACTGCTGAAAAATTCGCCAAGGAAGGCGCGATTGTCGCAGTGTGCGATATCAATCTGGATGCGGTGAATGCCGTGGTGGAAGAACTGAAGGCCAGCGGTGCCGAGGCAGTAGGCTACAAGGTTGACGTAACCGACAAGGCCCAGATTGCCGACATGGTTGGCGCGCTGAAAAGCCAGTTCGGCCGCATTGACGTGCTGGTCAACAACGCCGGTATCGTCATGGATGCCCAGCTGATCAAGATGAACGATGACCAGTTCGACAAGGTAATCGACATCAACCTGAAGGGCGTCTACAACTGCACCAAGGCAGTGGTGGACACCATGATCGAGCAGGGCGCCGGCGTGATCCTGAACGCCTCCTCCGTGGTGGGTGTGTACGGCAACTTCGGCCAGACCAACTACGCGGCTTCCAAGTTCGGCGTGATCGGCTTCGTGAAGACCTGGGCCAAGGAACTGGGCAAGAAGGGCATTCGCGCCAACGCGGTATGCCCGGGCTTCGTGGCCACCCCGATCCTGAAGTCCATGCCGGAAAAAGTGATCCAGGCCATGGAAGACAAGGTGCCGATGAAGCGTATGGCGCAACCGGAAGAAATCGCCAACGTGTACGCCTGGCTGGCTTCCGACGAAGCAAGCTACATCAACGGCGCCGCCATCGAAGTAACCGGTGGCCTGACGCTGTAA
- a CDS encoding flagellin: MLSLYTNAASLSTQSAMSSTQKDLSTSMQRLGTGYRINSAMDDAAGLQIATRLNAQVSGMKVAMRNTQNDISMLQTGEGALNEATSILTRMKDLATQSADASSSANDQTAMQAEYDALGRELNNIMTNTSFGGQALLAGAKTGTTAATATALAAGGGKFGAAINFQIGSSSTETMSFNAATQLGQADFDIGSASAAYKTPGMAGAGTELTGAANATIGLLSNALDSVGALRSAMGAAANRLDHVNNNLSNMSNNVTQAKGRIMDTDYASESANMTTKQMLMQASTAMLKQSNGMSSMAMSLLQ, encoded by the coding sequence ATGCTCAGCCTGTACACCAATGCCGCTTCGCTCTCTACCCAGTCCGCGATGTCCAGCACCCAGAAGGACCTGTCCACTTCCATGCAGCGCCTGGGTACCGGCTACCGCATCAACTCCGCCATGGACGATGCCGCCGGCCTGCAGATTGCTACCCGCCTGAACGCCCAGGTAAGCGGCATGAAAGTGGCCATGCGCAACACCCAGAATGACATCTCCATGCTGCAGACCGGTGAAGGCGCGCTGAACGAAGCCACCAGCATCCTGACCCGCATGAAGGACCTGGCCACCCAGTCCGCCGATGCCTCCTCCAGCGCCAATGACCAGACTGCCATGCAGGCTGAATACGATGCGCTGGGCCGCGAACTGAACAACATCATGACCAACACCTCGTTTGGCGGCCAGGCGCTGCTGGCAGGTGCCAAGACCGGTACCACCGCTGCCACGGCAACTGCCCTGGCCGCTGGCGGTGGCAAGTTCGGTGCCGCCATCAACTTCCAGATCGGTTCCTCCTCCACCGAAACCATGAGCTTCAACGCCGCGACCCAACTGGGCCAGGCCGACTTCGACATCGGTTCCGCCAGCGCGGCATACAAGACCCCGGGTATGGCCGGTGCCGGTACCGAGCTGACCGGTGCTGCCAACGCCACCATCGGCCTGCTGTCCAACGCGCTGGACTCCGTGGGCGCGCTGCGTTCCGCCATGGGTGCTGCGGCCAACCGTCTGGACCACGTGAACAATAACCTGAGCAACATGAGCAACAACGTGACTCAGGCCAAGGGCCGCATCATGGACACCGACTACGCGTCCGAAAGCGCCAACATGACCACCAAGCAGATGCTGATGCAGGCCAGCACCGCCATGCTCAAGCAGAGCAACGGCATGTCCTCCATGGCCATGTCCCTGCTGCAGTAA
- a CDS encoding flagellar biosynthesis protein FlhA: MTAFNRLLATLRRHKFATPIFLMAVLAMVILPLSPAVLDALFTFNIVLAIVVILVSVNVKRPLDFSVFPTIILATTLLRLTLNVASTRVVLLHGHEGTHAAGRVIEAFGQVVIGGNFVVGLVVFVILMIINFVVVTKGAERISEVSARFTLDALPGKQMAIDADLNAGLINQEKAQQRRKDVAMEADFYGAMDGASKFVRGDAIAGILVLLINMLGGLAIGVAMHDLSFADAFKQYALMTIGDGLVAQIPALLLSAAAAIIVTRISDSGDFEQQVSSQLLASPSVLYSAAGVMFVLAIIPGMPWFSFLAFSALLAYVGWRVGSRAPQIADSEQEAIGKALLAESHSELDWHSLPFVELLSVQLGYKLVGMIDPAQGAPLVKRIKGMRQSQSEALGLLLPAIPVRDDLGLRPTQYTIQLGGTVVAEAEIPADKLMAIPSPHVYGELDGTPGVDPAYRMPVTWIDSENKAHALGLGYQVVDGASVIATHVSRTLRDYLPELFRHDDVAAWMDRLTAQAPKLAAALDKALNHSQLLKVFRALLTEHVALKDVVPIASTLLENAEATKDAILLAAEVRCTLRRQIVAALIGPRQEMRAFNLGGELENMLLGALSQAQQSGKVILDNYPVEPNILAQLQQNMPVIREQMKQQQAAPMLLVMPQIRPLLARYARLFAPGLSVLSYNEIPENRDVSIIGTLG; encoded by the coding sequence ATGACTGCCTTCAATCGCCTGCTTGCCACCCTGCGCCGCCACAAGTTCGCCACGCCGATATTCCTGATGGCGGTACTGGCCATGGTGATCCTGCCGCTGTCGCCGGCGGTGCTGGACGCGCTGTTCACCTTCAACATCGTGCTGGCCATCGTGGTGATCCTGGTCAGCGTCAACGTGAAGCGGCCGCTGGATTTCTCGGTGTTCCCCACCATTATCCTGGCCACCACCCTGCTGCGGCTGACGCTGAACGTGGCCTCCACCCGCGTGGTGCTGCTGCACGGCCATGAAGGCACCCACGCCGCCGGCCGGGTGATCGAAGCCTTCGGCCAGGTGGTGATAGGCGGCAACTTCGTGGTGGGCCTGGTGGTGTTCGTCATCCTGATGATCATCAACTTCGTGGTGGTCACCAAGGGTGCCGAACGTATCTCCGAGGTATCGGCGCGCTTCACGCTGGATGCGCTGCCCGGCAAGCAGATGGCCATCGATGCCGACCTCAACGCCGGCCTGATCAACCAGGAAAAAGCCCAGCAGCGCCGCAAGGACGTGGCGATGGAAGCCGACTTCTACGGCGCCATGGACGGTGCCTCCAAGTTCGTGCGCGGCGATGCCATCGCCGGCATCCTGGTGCTGCTGATCAATATGCTGGGCGGCCTGGCCATCGGCGTGGCCATGCACGACCTGAGCTTTGCCGACGCCTTCAAGCAATACGCGCTGATGACCATCGGCGACGGCCTGGTGGCGCAGATTCCGGCGCTGCTGCTATCCGCCGCCGCCGCCATCATCGTGACCCGCATCAGCGATTCCGGCGACTTCGAGCAGCAGGTCAGCTCGCAGCTGCTGGCCTCGCCCAGCGTGCTGTACAGCGCCGCCGGCGTGATGTTCGTGCTGGCCATCATCCCCGGCATGCCGTGGTTCAGCTTCCTCGCCTTCTCCGCGCTGCTGGCCTATGTAGGCTGGCGGGTGGGCAGCCGCGCGCCGCAGATCGCCGACAGCGAGCAGGAAGCCATCGGCAAGGCGCTGCTGGCGGAAAGCCACAGCGAGCTGGACTGGCACAGCCTGCCGTTCGTGGAGCTGCTGTCGGTGCAGCTGGGTTACAAGCTGGTGGGCATGATAGACCCGGCGCAGGGCGCGCCGCTGGTGAAGCGCATCAAGGGCATGCGCCAGAGCCAGAGCGAGGCGCTGGGCCTGCTGCTGCCGGCCATTCCGGTGCGCGACGACCTGGGCCTGCGCCCCACGCAGTACACCATCCAGCTCGGCGGCACCGTGGTGGCCGAGGCGGAGATTCCGGCCGACAAGCTGATGGCCATCCCCTCGCCCCATGTTTATGGCGAGCTGGACGGCACGCCCGGTGTGGACCCGGCCTACCGCATGCCGGTGACCTGGATCGACAGCGAAAACAAGGCGCATGCGCTGGGCCTGGGCTACCAGGTGGTGGATGGCGCCAGCGTGATCGCCACCCATGTGTCGCGCACCCTGCGCGACTACCTGCCGGAGCTGTTCCGCCACGACGATGTGGCCGCCTGGATGGACCGCCTCACCGCGCAGGCGCCCAAGTTGGCCGCAGCGCTGGACAAGGCGCTGAATCACAGCCAGCTGCTGAAGGTATTCCGCGCGCTGCTCACCGAGCACGTGGCGCTGAAGGACGTGGTGCCGATTGCCAGCACGCTGCTGGAGAACGCCGAAGCCACCAAGGACGCCATCCTGCTGGCGGCGGAAGTGCGCTGCACCCTGCGCCGGCAGATCGTGGCCGCGCTGATCGGCCCGCGCCAGGAGATGCGCGCCTTCAACCTGGGCGGCGAGCTGGAAAACATGCTGCTGGGCGCGCTGAGCCAGGCGCAGCAGAGCGGCAAGGTGATACTGGACAACTACCCGGTGGAGCCCAACATCCTGGCTCAGCTGCAGCAGAACATGCCGGTGATCCGCGAGCAGATGAAGCAGCAGCAGGCGGCACCGATGCTGCTGGTGATGCCGCAGATCCGCCCGCTGTTGGCACGCTACGCGCGGCTGTTCGCCCCGGGCCTGTCGGTGCTGTCCTACAACGAGATTCCGGAAAACCGCGACGTCAGCATCATCGGTACGCTGGGTTGA
- a CDS encoding flagellin, protein MLSLYTNAASLSTQSAMSSTQKDLSTSMQRLGTGYRINSAMDDAAGLQIATRLNAQVSGMKVAMRNTQNDISMLQTGEGALNEATNILTRMKDLATQAADASSSANDQTAMQAEYDALGRELNNIMSNTSFGGQKLLMGTGTGSGTAAGSTFSAAVSFQIGSSASETMSFNASTQLNTMDTGLQSVSATYKTPAAATVGTELTAAGGATTAIGNLSTALDNVGALRSAMGAAANRLDHVYNNLSNMSNNVSQAKGRIMDTDYASESANMTTKQMLMQASTAMLKQSNGMSSMAMSLLQ, encoded by the coding sequence ATGCTCAGCCTGTACACCAATGCCGCTTCGCTCTCTACCCAGTCTGCGATGTCCAGCACCCAGAAAGACCTGTCCACCTCCATGCAGCGCCTGGGTACCGGCTACCGCATCAACTCCGCCATGGACGATGCCGCCGGCCTGCAGATCGCTACCCGCCTGAACGCCCAGGTAAGCGGCATGAAAGTGGCCATGCGCAACACCCAGAACGACATCTCCATGCTGCAGACCGGTGAAGGCGCGCTGAACGAAGCCACCAACATCCTGACCCGCATGAAAGACCTGGCTACCCAGGCAGCGGATGCCTCCTCCAGCGCCAACGACCAGACTGCCATGCAGGCTGAATACGATGCGCTGGGCCGCGAACTGAACAACATCATGAGCAACACCTCCTTCGGTGGCCAGAAGCTGCTGATGGGTACCGGTACCGGTTCCGGTACTGCCGCGGGTTCCACTTTCTCCGCTGCGGTTTCCTTCCAGATCGGCTCCAGCGCCAGCGAAACCATGTCGTTCAACGCATCGACCCAGCTGAACACCATGGATACCGGCCTGCAGAGCGTCAGCGCTACCTACAAAACGCCTGCCGCGGCTACCGTGGGCACCGAACTGACCGCTGCCGGCGGCGCAACCACCGCCATCGGCAACCTGTCCACCGCACTGGACAACGTTGGCGCGCTGCGTTCCGCCATGGGTGCTGCGGCCAACCGCCTGGACCACGTGTATAACAACTTGAGCAACATGAGCAACAACGTGTCTCAAGCCAAGGGCCGCATCATGGACACCGACTACGCGTCCGAAAGCGCCAACATGACCACCAAGCAGATGCTGATGCAGGCCAGCACCGCCATGCTCAAGCAGAGCAATGGCATGTCCTCCATGGCCATGTCCCTGCTGCAGTAA
- the bamC gene encoding outer membrane protein assembly factor BamC, protein MNKTLITGLLCAGLLSACASSTPDNKYEFKSENPKAKSGLEVPPDLTQPSQQDRYPLPTSTSALAQQQAATVMAGKTAGQQMQPSNATLERAGSQRWVSVSGKSPAELWPLLKAFWQDNGFVIQSEDPEIGYMETDWAENRAKLGTSTLRNLLENIGIGSAMSTPERDRFRIRVEKTANGTDVFFTHRGMYEIYIDERKDETRWQPRPADPELEAVFLERFLVRLGIDEKVAAQSTAALATTPQVGSKAHLENGSILLDDSFDRAWRRVGLALEHNGLAITDRDRSTGVYFVTPAADDAAKANEKPGFWSSLWGSNKTSSGNNRPTLRVQLTAQGDSKVKVDLQGDGNSQLPSKDKDQLLKKMAAELN, encoded by the coding sequence ATGAACAAGACCCTGATTACCGGCCTGCTGTGTGCGGGCCTGCTGTCCGCCTGCGCCAGCAGCACGCCGGACAACAAGTACGAATTCAAATCCGAGAACCCGAAAGCCAAGTCCGGCCTGGAAGTACCGCCGGATCTGACCCAACCCAGTCAGCAGGATCGCTACCCGCTGCCGACCAGCACCAGCGCCCTGGCGCAACAGCAGGCAGCAACCGTTATGGCAGGCAAGACCGCCGGCCAGCAGATGCAGCCATCCAATGCCACGCTCGAACGCGCCGGCAGCCAGCGCTGGGTAAGCGTCAGCGGCAAATCTCCGGCCGAACTGTGGCCGCTGCTGAAGGCCTTCTGGCAGGACAACGGCTTCGTTATCCAGTCCGAAGACCCGGAAATCGGCTACATGGAAACCGACTGGGCGGAAAACCGCGCCAAGCTCGGCACCAGCACGCTGCGCAACCTGCTGGAAAACATCGGCATCGGCTCGGCCATGTCCACCCCGGAACGCGACCGTTTCCGTATCCGCGTAGAAAAAACCGCCAACGGCACCGATGTGTTCTTCACCCATCGCGGCATGTACGAGATCTACATCGACGAGCGGAAGGATGAAACCCGCTGGCAGCCGCGTCCGGCCGACCCGGAACTGGAAGCCGTGTTCCTGGAACGCTTCCTGGTTCGCCTGGGTATCGATGAAAAAGTCGCCGCCCAGAGCACCGCCGCGCTTGCCACCACCCCACAGGTGGGCAGCAAGGCCCACCTGGAAAACGGCAGCATCCTGCTGGATGACAGCTTCGACCGCGCCTGGCGCCGTGTCGGCCTGGCACTGGAGCACAACGGCCTGGCCATTACTGATCGTGACCGCTCCACTGGCGTCTACTTTGTCACCCCGGCCGCCGACGATGCCGCCAAGGCCAATGAAAAGCCTGGCTTCTGGAGCAGCCTGTGGGGCAGCAACAAGACCAGCAGCGGCAACAATCGTCCGACCCTGCGCGTACAGCTGACCGCCCAGGGCGACAGCAAGGTGAAGGTTGACCTGCAAGGCGATGGCAACAGCCAATTACCGAGCAAGGACAAAGACCAACTGCTGAAAAAGATGGCTGCCGAACTCAACTGA